Proteins from a genomic interval of Heptranchias perlo isolate sHepPer1 chromosome 19, sHepPer1.hap1, whole genome shotgun sequence:
- the tcf15 gene encoding transcription factor 15 has translation MAFTMLRSVAARHFYPDISLHSDDDENKSESDGSDQSFDCCNGSGKRRKVSFPKGTVVVKHRQAANARERDRTHSVNTAFSALRTLIPTEPADRKLSKIETLRLASSYISHLGNILLVGEECVDGQPCLATVYSSQNEFEGSQPRSICTFCLSNQRKGVKEKDGKSGYSKLRGPGTLRMQRQ, from the exons ATGGCTTTCACTATGCTGAGATCTGTTGCTGCTCGACATTTCTACCCGGACATCAGCCTGCACTCGGACGACGATGAGAATAAGAGCGAGAGTGACGGTTCCGACCAGTCCTTCGACTGCTGTAACGGGTCTGGGAAGAGGAGGAAGGTCTCCTTCCCCAAGGGCACGGTGGTGGTAAAGCACCGGCAAGCCGCCAAcgccagggagagagacaggacccACAGCGTCAACACGGCGTTCAGCGCCCTCAGGACACTCATCCCCACCGAGCCTGCCGACAGGAAGCTCTCCAAGATCGAGACCCTCCGCCTGGCTTCCAGCTACATCTCCCACCTGGGCAACATCTTACTGGTGGGAGAGGAGTGCGTGGATGGACAACCGTGCCTGGCCACGGTCTACAGCAGCCAGAATGAGTTTGAGGGCTCGCAGCCCAGATCCATCTGTACCTTCTGTCTGAGCAACCAAAGGAAAGGG GTTAAGGAGAAGGACGGGAAGAGCGGGTATTCGAAGCTCAGGGGACCGGGAACTCTGCGGATGCAACGCCAGTGA